From Marmota flaviventris isolate mMarFla1 chromosome X, mMarFla1.hap1, whole genome shotgun sequence, the proteins below share one genomic window:
- the Sowahd gene encoding ankyrin repeat domain-containing protein SOWAHD: protein MAQPGGVVSPAPKASRTRTGQNLRGAPQPRPSRVDLSSLDRYRGNAAVAAASREFPSHSSLMLSGAGSGRKRGALRELLGLQGAAPAGWLPEERTEEPIPGAPGGPSGPNGSGLCLEPREHAWILAAAEGRFEVLQELLEAEPGLLLRGDPITGYTVLHWLAKHGRHEELILVHDFAQRRGLPLDVSVPGSGGLTPLHLAALQGHDMVIKVLVGALGADPTRRDHSGHRACHYLPSNAPLRLRELSGAEDWETARSSERSNANNNSSGSGSAVWTLRRTPSATSATTTETKTRAAAPRAREKDTAGSRVAQIQGLFRHLFPFFQDR from the coding sequence ATGGCCCAGCCCGGAGGGGTCGTGAGCCCGGCGCCCAAGGCCTCTCGCACGCGGACCGGGCAGAACCTGAGGGGCGCCCCGCAGCCCCGCCCCTCGAGAGTGGACCTCAGCAGCCTGGACAGGTACCGGGGCAACGCCGCCGTCGCCGCCGCCTCCCGGGAGTTCCCTTCCCACAGCTCGCTGATGCTCTCCGGAGCGGGCTCCGGGCGCAAGCGGGGAGCTCTGCGGGAGCTGCTGGGGTTGCAGGGGGCGGCTCCCGCAGGGTGGCTGCCCGAAGAGCGCACCGAGGAGCCGATCCCCGGCGCACCCGGAGGGCCAAGCGGGCCGAACGGCAGCGGACTGTGCCTGGAACCGCGGGAGCACGCGTGGATTCTGGCGGCCGCCGAGGGCCGTTTTGAGGTGCTTCAGGAGCTGCTGGAGGCTGAGCCTGGGCTGCTGTTGCGAGGCGACCCGATCACGGGGTACACCGTGCTGCACTGGCTGGCCAAGCACGGACGCCACGAGGAGCTCATTCTGGTGCATGATTTCGCCCAGCGCCGGGGACTGCCGCTCGACGTGAGCGTCCCAGGCAGCGGCGGCCTGACGCCCCTCCACCTGGCGGCTCTGCAGGGCCACGACATGGTCATCAAAGTGCTGGTGGGCGCCCTGGGCGCTGACCCCACTCGCCGAGACCACAGTGGCCACCGGGCTTGCCACTACCTGCCGTCCAACGCACCCCTGAGGCTGCGTGAGCTGTCGGGAGCGGAGGATTGGGAGACCGCACGCAGCAGCGAGCGCAGCAACGCCAACAACAAcagcagcggcagcggcagcgcTGTGTGGACGCTGAGACGGACCCCCAGCGCAACGAGCGCGACAACCACCGAGACAAAAACCCGAGCCGCGGCTCCTCGGGCCAGAGAGAAGGACACTGCGGGCAGCCGGGT